Proteins from one Poecile atricapillus isolate bPoeAtr1 chromosome 14, bPoeAtr1.hap1, whole genome shotgun sequence genomic window:
- the LOC131584337 gene encoding histone-lysine N-methyltransferase EHMT2-like — MTSLRPLLMTSQEEDGSTCLHHAAKNGNLEMVELLLGTGQVDVNAQDNGGCTPIIWAAEHKHIEVIRRPLTRGADVTLTDNLVEVL; from the exons ATGACGTCACTGCGTCCCCTGTTGATGACGTCACAGGAGGAGGACGGCTCCACCTGCCTGCACCACGCGGCCAAGAACGGGAACCTGGAGatggtggagctgctgctgggaaccgGACAGGTGGACGTCAACGCCCAG GACAACGGCGGCTGCACCCCGATCATTTGGGCGGCCGAGCACAAACACATCGAGGTCATTCGGCGACCGCTGACCCGAGGGGCCGACGTCACCCTGACTGACAAc ttgGTGGAGGtactgtga